A stretch of Desulfotalea psychrophila LSv54 DNA encodes these proteins:
- a CDS encoding insulinase family protein, whose translation MTYINGKEYFQFILKKKLFIAEINSTVYLFEHSRLGCPVVAIKNDDHNKTFSAAFNTIPTDSTGVAHILEHSVLMGSEKYPVKDVFGEIHKGGLMTFLNAMTGSDITYYPFATRNIKEYFSIMDVYCDVVFKPLLDPATFEQEGWHYHQEAEDAPLEFQGVVYNEMKGAFSDPIRHIFHNIYGGLMPDSTYAHESGGDPRNIPDLSYQEFCDFHSQHYHASNGMYFFYGDAPLEEELQYLEKKFDAHFPEKGEKAVVIEGPGIKSPVSIHKTYAVDSTDTKEKTFIAVGTNIAKVTEREKNTAFQIIANILFNSDASPLKNRIVSSGLCKDFGGLYMASSSYQTFMLSYLVGSEAEHQEEFVRIYQEALQDMVENGLDHELVLSELNKFEFDYREDSSKAQRGLDLIGKVMPALKYGMDPFACLENESMLQDLRKKALEEGYFEQLIKEFLLDNPATVTLSLSPDPQKQLSTKAEEEARLQSYDQQLSETEKVQRIARTQELMQEQQEANSVENLALLPSLTLKDLSTSFDFHQASTVKVADKDVLISDLDTNHIAYIDLGFDFSAIPAHLLPWFDIFGTIITEIGTEQLNYMSFAKEVATSTGGFSFSASVYGNIDREKTPRPIAWFHLKCLPDYLERAVSLISSLLSKPSFADRARIQEIVGREFAWTDHSAQSEGYGLAAGRAEAQLSIGGAYREMYGGITAYRALKDLALNYEQREETFLAGLEEIAHLLLNQQNLQIGITANRPQIEHFLKLCPALIKSLPTHRVSRQKPPVMNLAKHEAFITSAEVVFAIQGANLFPQGSGYNGHFEVLKTYFSRDYLWNTVRQMGGAYGCFIQFSQLNGNMLFVSYRDPQVAKTYDAYNRVAEVTKNLSLPREVMDQLIIGTYGGFTPHQSQASRGAVARNEFISGITPQYKEARIEEIISTEVGDLRKFAPLLEEMLTKSHRTAIGNRAKLEQDASLFDRVEEL comes from the coding sequence ATGACCTATATTAATGGAAAAGAGTACTTTCAGTTCATCCTAAAGAAGAAGCTTTTTATCGCCGAAATAAACTCCACCGTTTATCTCTTTGAACATAGCCGCCTGGGATGCCCCGTTGTTGCCATAAAAAACGATGACCACAATAAAACCTTCTCTGCGGCCTTCAACACCATCCCTACCGATTCAACGGGCGTTGCCCACATCCTTGAGCACTCCGTCCTGATGGGTTCTGAAAAGTACCCGGTAAAGGATGTCTTTGGCGAGATACATAAGGGCGGGCTCATGACCTTTCTCAATGCCATGACGGGATCAGACATCACCTATTACCCCTTTGCCACCAGAAATATCAAAGAATATTTCAGCATAATGGATGTCTACTGTGACGTGGTATTTAAGCCACTCCTCGATCCAGCAACCTTCGAGCAGGAAGGTTGGCACTATCATCAAGAGGCAGAGGATGCCCCCCTGGAATTTCAAGGCGTGGTCTATAATGAGATGAAGGGTGCCTTTTCAGATCCTATTCGCCATATTTTCCACAATATATACGGTGGACTTATGCCCGACTCCACCTACGCCCACGAGTCAGGCGGAGACCCCAGAAACATCCCCGATCTCAGCTACCAGGAGTTCTGCGATTTCCACAGCCAGCACTACCATGCCAGCAATGGTATGTATTTTTTCTATGGAGATGCCCCCCTGGAAGAAGAGCTCCAATATCTCGAGAAAAAATTTGACGCCCACTTTCCAGAAAAGGGTGAAAAAGCGGTAGTCATAGAAGGCCCGGGAATTAAGTCCCCTGTTTCCATTCACAAAACCTATGCGGTGGATTCCACTGACACAAAAGAGAAGACCTTTATTGCCGTTGGCACCAACATAGCCAAGGTCACCGAACGAGAAAAGAATACCGCCTTCCAAATTATCGCCAATATCCTCTTTAACTCAGATGCCTCTCCTCTAAAAAATCGTATTGTCTCAAGTGGACTCTGTAAGGATTTTGGCGGACTCTACATGGCATCATCCTCCTACCAGACCTTTATGCTCAGCTATTTGGTGGGAAGTGAAGCGGAACATCAAGAAGAATTCGTCCGGATCTACCAAGAGGCACTGCAGGATATGGTAGAGAATGGGCTTGACCACGAACTGGTGCTCTCTGAGCTCAATAAATTTGAATTTGACTATCGAGAAGATTCGAGCAAGGCACAACGAGGACTGGACCTTATCGGCAAGGTTATGCCCGCTCTAAAATATGGAATGGACCCCTTTGCCTGCCTGGAAAACGAGTCAATGCTACAGGACCTGCGCAAAAAGGCCTTGGAAGAGGGTTATTTTGAGCAGCTTATCAAAGAATTCCTCCTCGATAACCCTGCCACGGTCACCCTCAGCCTAAGCCCCGACCCCCAAAAACAGCTCAGCACCAAGGCTGAAGAGGAGGCGCGCCTACAGAGCTACGACCAACAACTGAGCGAGACTGAAAAGGTACAGCGCATTGCCCGCACCCAAGAGCTGATGCAAGAGCAGCAGGAAGCCAATAGCGTTGAAAATTTGGCCCTCTTACCAAGTTTGACCCTTAAGGATCTCTCAACATCCTTTGATTTCCACCAGGCAAGTACCGTTAAGGTGGCAGATAAAGATGTTTTAATCAGTGATCTTGACACCAACCACATCGCCTATATAGATCTGGGCTTTGATTTTTCCGCCATCCCAGCTCACCTCCTCCCTTGGTTCGATATCTTTGGCACCATTATCACCGAAATAGGTACCGAGCAGCTCAACTATATGTCCTTTGCCAAGGAGGTTGCAACCAGCACAGGTGGTTTCTCCTTCTCTGCAAGCGTCTATGGCAACATCGACCGGGAGAAGACCCCACGTCCCATCGCCTGGTTTCACCTAAAATGCTTGCCGGACTATCTGGAAAGGGCAGTAAGCCTTATCAGCTCCCTACTCAGCAAACCATCCTTTGCCGACCGGGCTCGAATTCAGGAGATTGTCGGCCGGGAATTTGCCTGGACTGATCACTCCGCCCAGAGCGAAGGATATGGCCTTGCCGCCGGACGAGCTGAGGCACAGCTCAGTATAGGCGGAGCTTACCGGGAAATGTATGGTGGGATCACCGCCTATCGAGCCCTGAAAGACCTTGCTCTGAACTATGAGCAAAGAGAAGAGACCTTTCTGGCAGGACTAGAGGAGATAGCGCATCTCCTTCTCAATCAACAGAACCTGCAAATAGGCATCACGGCAAACAGACCGCAGATAGAGCACTTCCTAAAACTCTGCCCGGCTCTTATCAAGAGCCTCCCTACACACAGAGTCAGCCGCCAGAAACCGCCAGTAATGAACCTGGCAAAGCATGAGGCATTTATTACCTCGGCAGAGGTTGTCTTTGCCATCCAGGGGGCAAACCTCTTCCCTCAGGGCAGCGGTTACAACGGCCACTTCGAGGTGCTTAAAACCTATTTTTCCAGGGATTATCTGTGGAATACAGTACGGCAAATGGGTGGAGCCTACGGCTGTTTTATCCAGTTCAGTCAGCTCAATGGCAATATGCTCTTTGTCAGCTACCGTGATCCACAGGTTGCTAAAACCTACGATGCCTATAACAGGGTCGCCGAGGTAACCAAAAACCTCTCCCTGCCACGCGAGGTGATGGACCAGCTTATTATTGGCACCTATGGTGGATTCACCCCACACCAGAGCCAGGCAAGCAGAGGGGCAGTTGCCCGCAATGAGTTCATCAGCGGTATCACTCCCCAATATAAAGAGGCACGGATTGAGGAGATCATCTCAACAGAGGTTGGCGATCTACGCAAATTTGCGCCTCTTCTGGAGGAGATGCTGACAAAGAGCCATAGAACAGCTATTGGTAATAGAGCAAAGCTTGAACAGGATGCATCTCTCTTTGACAGGGTAGAAGAGCTCTAA
- a CDS encoding glycine zipper domain-containing protein yields the protein MRKLLAVGAVALTLSLSSCAGSNMNKGGQGGVGGAAAGALIGQAIGHNTQATLLGAAIGGVLGYVIGNEMDKADQQRLNTVYERGPSGQATAWVNPDSGNQYRVIPQPSYTNESTRKICREATVEAVVDGRKEIAHTTACRDAYGKWHLQN from the coding sequence ATGAGGAAATTATTAGCAGTTGGCGCTGTAGCCTTAACTCTCTCTCTGAGTTCATGTGCAGGTAGTAATATGAATAAGGGTGGCCAGGGCGGTGTAGGTGGGGCTGCCGCAGGTGCCCTCATAGGTCAGGCCATAGGGCATAATACTCAGGCAACTCTTTTGGGCGCAGCAATTGGTGGAGTGCTTGGTTATGTCATTGGTAATGAGATGGATAAGGCTGATCAGCAGCGTTTAAATACCGTCTATGAAAGGGGGCCTTCGGGGCAGGCAACTGCCTGGGTTAATCCTGACTCCGGCAATCAGTATAGAGTTATTCCGCAACCTTCCTACACCAATGAGAGTACTAGAAAAATTTGTCGTGAGGCGACCGTAGAGGCTGTTGTTGACGGCCGTAAGGAGATTGCTCATACAACGGCCTGCCGTGACGCCTATGGTAAGTGGCACCTGCAAAATTAG
- a CDS encoding DMT family transporter, giving the protein MPEKTARPLLIYLYLTLTMFFWAGTFVAGRILGQNLPPSVAGFLRFFVASSSLFLVLRIKFGAIPRPEKEQLLPLLLLGFTGIFAYNIFFFKGLQHIEAGRAALFIAATPLMITITATLFLKERLSLKGFLGVLLSFTGAVIVISNGHPEKVLQGGFGIGEQSLLGCAASWAAYTLASRKVLISMSPLSAVCFSCMLGTAMLFPFAIGDGLFTLMPQITDLGWICVLYMGVGGTALGFCWYYKALKAIGTTKTSIFLNLVPIFTLILGHFILGEYVNISVLAGGLLVLTGVTITNFQKDN; this is encoded by the coding sequence ATGCCTGAAAAAACAGCTCGCCCCCTACTCATCTACCTCTACTTAACTCTCACCATGTTTTTTTGGGCAGGTACATTCGTCGCAGGCAGAATCCTAGGGCAGAACCTACCTCCGAGTGTAGCCGGTTTTCTTCGTTTTTTTGTTGCCTCTAGCAGTCTTTTTCTCGTCCTTAGGATAAAATTCGGAGCCATACCACGACCGGAAAAAGAACAACTACTCCCCCTCCTCCTCCTTGGTTTCACAGGTATCTTTGCCTACAACATCTTCTTTTTCAAAGGATTACAGCATATCGAAGCTGGCAGAGCCGCCCTCTTTATCGCAGCCACGCCACTGATGATTACCATTACCGCAACCCTTTTCCTCAAGGAGAGACTCTCCTTGAAGGGATTTCTGGGCGTACTCCTCTCCTTTACCGGAGCCGTGATAGTAATCAGCAATGGACACCCAGAAAAAGTACTGCAGGGAGGCTTTGGCATAGGCGAGCAGTCCCTGCTTGGCTGTGCAGCAAGCTGGGCAGCCTACACCCTGGCCAGCCGTAAGGTATTAATCTCCATGTCACCTCTTTCAGCAGTCTGCTTCTCATGCATGTTGGGAACAGCAATGCTCTTCCCCTTTGCCATAGGCGATGGTCTCTTTACCCTTATGCCACAGATTACGGACCTAGGCTGGATCTGCGTACTCTATATGGGGGTCGGCGGCACAGCCCTTGGCTTTTGTTGGTACTACAAGGCCCTGAAAGCAATCGGCACGACCAAGACATCAATATTTCTCAACCTTGTCCCTATCTTCACCCTGATTCTGGGCCATTTCATTCTCGGAGAATATGTCAACATCTCTGTACTTGCAGGCGGACTGCTGGTCTTAACAGGTGTAACAATTACCAATTTTCAAAAAGATAATTAA
- a CDS encoding CoA-binding protein, producing the protein MLIDTTVAIRKELLKTARTIAMVGLSPKEQRPSNMVARYLIGEGFTVIPVNPGQTEILGRRCYASLLEIPDKIDIVNIFRRAEAVPPIVQGAIALGARAVWMQEGIRHEVAAAEARQAGLVVVMDRCIKGLIIRGSGEVLLFRAVVCKKI; encoded by the coding sequence ATGCTTATTGATACAACAGTAGCCATACGCAAAGAGTTATTAAAAACAGCCAGAACTATTGCCATGGTAGGTCTTTCGCCCAAGGAGCAGCGACCAAGTAATATGGTTGCCCGCTATCTCATAGGCGAGGGATTTACCGTTATTCCCGTTAATCCTGGGCAAACAGAAATCCTGGGGAGGAGGTGTTATGCCTCCCTGTTGGAGATTCCTGACAAAATAGATATCGTTAATATCTTTCGTCGAGCAGAGGCGGTGCCGCCGATTGTTCAGGGGGCCATAGCCCTTGGCGCCCGTGCTGTCTGGATGCAAGAGGGGATACGTCATGAGGTGGCCGCTGCAGAGGCTAGACAGGCTGGGCTGGTTGTGGTGATGGATAGATGTATTAAAGGGTTGATCATCAGGGGTTCAGGGGAGGTGTTACTCTTCAGGGCTGTCGTCTGTAAAAAGATATGA
- the glyQ gene encoding glycine--tRNA ligase subunit alpha gives MNFQNIIFELNNYWAEQGCVVQQPYDMEVGAGTFHPATLLRSLGPEPWKAAYAQPSRRPTDGRYGENPNRLQHYYQYQVVMKPSPLNIQELYLGSLKRFGLNLLEHDIRFVEDDWESPTLGASGLGWEIWLDGMEISQFTYFQQAGSIDLTPTTVEITYGLERIAMYLQGVESVYDIAWNDEVTYGEIFHQAEVEFSTFNFEEANVEKLTDFFNSFEEEAHKLIAKKLILPAYDYCLKCSHTFNLLDARKAISVTERTRYIGRIRNIARGVAEQYVIQRAELGHPLIKNK, from the coding sequence ATGAATTTCCAAAATATTATTTTTGAACTTAACAACTATTGGGCCGAGCAGGGTTGTGTTGTCCAACAACCCTATGACATGGAAGTGGGTGCCGGAACATTTCACCCAGCCACCCTACTGCGTTCACTGGGGCCAGAACCATGGAAGGCGGCATACGCTCAGCCATCAAGACGGCCAACAGATGGACGCTACGGCGAAAACCCAAACAGGTTGCAACATTACTACCAGTATCAGGTAGTGATGAAGCCATCGCCACTCAATATCCAAGAACTGTACCTTGGTAGCCTCAAACGCTTTGGCCTCAACCTTCTCGAACACGACATCCGTTTTGTTGAAGATGACTGGGAATCACCGACCCTTGGTGCCTCCGGACTCGGTTGGGAAATTTGGCTCGACGGCATGGAAATTTCCCAATTTACCTATTTCCAACAGGCAGGCTCCATCGATCTCACGCCCACCACGGTCGAGATCACCTATGGACTTGAACGCATAGCCATGTATCTACAGGGCGTAGAAAGCGTCTACGACATTGCCTGGAACGACGAGGTCACCTATGGGGAGATCTTTCATCAGGCCGAGGTTGAGTTCTCTACCTTCAACTTTGAAGAGGCTAACGTAGAAAAGCTGACTGACTTCTTCAACTCCTTTGAAGAAGAGGCACATAAGCTCATTGCCAAGAAACTTATTCTTCCCGCCTACGATTACTGCCTCAAATGCTCACACACCTTCAATCTACTGGATGCCAGAAAGGCAATCAGTGTAACAGAACGCACCCGCTATATTGGCAGAATTCGTAACATCGCCCGAGGCGTTGCCGAACAGTACGTCATTCAGCGTGCGGAGCTTGGTCATCCACTGATCAAAAACAAATAG
- the dtd gene encoding D-aminoacyl-tRNA deacylase — protein MRAVIQRSKEASVTVANNIVGEIEHGLVVFLGVQASDTEKEIKWMAEKIRHLRIFEDDEGKMNHSLQDRGGKMLIVSQFTLYGDCRKGRRPSYSQAANPEFAKRIYDLFIEEVKKSGLEVATGIFQADMDVQLINDGPVTMLLDSEKIF, from the coding sequence ATGCGAGCTGTCATTCAACGAAGTAAAGAGGCCTCGGTCACCGTAGCAAATAATATTGTCGGCGAAATAGAGCATGGCCTTGTGGTTTTTCTCGGCGTGCAGGCAAGCGACACGGAAAAAGAGATCAAATGGATGGCAGAGAAAATACGCCATCTGCGTATTTTTGAAGACGATGAAGGAAAAATGAACCATTCATTACAAGACAGGGGGGGAAAGATGCTTATTGTCTCCCAATTCACCCTCTATGGTGACTGTCGAAAAGGTAGGCGCCCCAGTTACTCCCAGGCCGCCAACCCCGAATTTGCCAAAAGGATTTACGACCTCTTTATAGAAGAGGTCAAAAAGAGCGGTTTAGAGGTGGCGACGGGAATATTCCAGGCTGACATGGATGTACAACTCATAAATGATGGTCCTGTTACCATGCTACTCGATTCAGAAAAGATCTTCTAA
- a CDS encoding YgdI/YgdR family lipoprotein, which translates to MGRTILCALVLFVATQLIACSQPYKITTVAGEVYYAQDRPEVDSHDQLSFTGPDGREMVLDRDDVKLMEESDIPADQQ; encoded by the coding sequence ATGGGAAGAACCATACTATGTGCGCTTGTACTGTTTGTCGCTACGCAGCTTATTGCCTGTAGTCAGCCTTATAAGATTACCACCGTTGCCGGTGAGGTCTATTATGCCCAGGATCGTCCTGAGGTGGACAGTCATGATCAGTTAAGTTTTACAGGTCCCGATGGCAGGGAGATGGTTCTTGACCGTGATGACGTAAAACTTATGGAAGAATCTGATATTCCTGCTGACCAGCAGTAA
- the uvrA gene encoding excinuclease ABC subunit UvrA: MEPQILSIRGARMHNLKNVDVDIPRNKFVVFTGLSGSGKSSLAFDTLYAEGQRRYVESLSTYARQFLGQMDKPDVDSLEGLSPAVSIEQKTTNNNPRSTVGTVTEIYDHLRLLFARCGRPHCHQCGEEIQSQSIEDMVNILLAKPAGTKVVLLAPLVTERKGRHEKLLAQIRKEGFVRIRVDGDIVHADEDLELDKNHKHSIEVVVDRIVLKEGVGRRLSDSISTAVRLTEGFLAVLYPEDNSLELFSEHAACHHCGISMPPLSTQLFSFNNPLGACSDCGGLGVKQFFDPALVVPDPAKSIVEGTLAPWAWREEMSYTGHILTSLARHYHFSLTTPFEGLPVRIQEILLHGSGAEEIIFHYQKGRRKMTSEKPFEGIIPQLNRRFHETQSPMIREELGKYMNEQVCPTCGGARLKPTALAVKVGPWSIYDLVGFSIEQLRRELAQVSFTEREEKIGGPILKEIADRLSFLADVGLGYLSLSRRAGTLSGGEAQRIRLASQIGSRLAGVLYILDEPSIGLHQRDNEKLIKTLVELRDLGNSVLVVEHDTETILAADHVLDMGLGAGVHGGEVVYNGSVQGLLEDEKSITGAYLSGRKEIAVPAKRRPVSKAKKRNLRVKNGIENNLKKVNVSFPLGVMTCVTGVSGSGKSSLVMETLYRYAHAGLVKRMASFQQGGTEVSGLDLIDKIVDIDQSPIGRTPRSNPATYTGVFTPIRELFASLPEARARGYKPGRFSFNIKGGRCEACDGEGVNRISMHFLPDVYVVCETCKGRRYNSETLEIEYRGKNIHEVLAMKVEEALEFFQNVPLIKRRLQTLFDVGLSYISLGQSSVTLSGGEAQRVKLSRELSGRSTGKALYILDEPTTGLHPADIQHLLHVLNRLVEAGNTVVVIEHNLDVVKTADWLIDVGPEGGDGGGEIIAQGRPEDVCTVAASHTGRFLRHVL; this comes from the coding sequence ATGGAACCGCAAATATTAAGCATTCGGGGTGCGCGGATGCATAATTTGAAGAATGTAGATGTTGATATTCCGCGTAATAAATTCGTTGTATTTACTGGTCTTTCTGGTTCCGGTAAATCAAGCCTCGCCTTTGATACCCTCTATGCGGAGGGGCAGCGTCGTTATGTTGAGTCTCTCTCCACCTATGCCCGTCAGTTTCTAGGGCAGATGGATAAACCCGACGTTGATTCTCTTGAGGGCTTATCGCCAGCCGTTTCCATTGAGCAGAAGACAACCAACAATAATCCTCGTTCGACCGTAGGGACGGTAACGGAGATCTATGATCATCTGCGTCTGCTCTTTGCCCGTTGTGGTCGTCCTCACTGTCACCAGTGTGGAGAAGAGATCCAGTCCCAGTCCATAGAGGATATGGTTAATATATTATTGGCAAAGCCTGCGGGCACCAAGGTCGTTTTGCTTGCTCCTCTGGTAACAGAGCGTAAGGGACGACATGAAAAGCTTTTGGCCCAGATACGCAAGGAGGGCTTTGTCCGTATCCGGGTTGATGGCGATATTGTTCATGCCGATGAGGACCTTGAGCTGGATAAAAATCATAAGCACTCCATCGAGGTGGTGGTGGATAGAATAGTGCTGAAAGAGGGCGTTGGCAGGCGACTGTCTGATTCTATCAGCACCGCAGTGAGGCTTACCGAGGGTTTTTTGGCAGTCCTCTATCCTGAGGATAACTCCCTTGAGCTTTTTAGCGAGCATGCCGCCTGTCATCACTGCGGTATTTCTATGCCGCCTCTTTCTACTCAGCTCTTTTCCTTTAATAATCCCTTGGGTGCCTGTTCCGATTGCGGTGGACTTGGGGTGAAGCAGTTCTTTGACCCTGCTCTGGTGGTCCCTGATCCTGCCAAGAGCATCGTCGAGGGGACACTTGCTCCTTGGGCCTGGCGTGAGGAGATGTCCTATACGGGCCATATTCTCACCTCTCTGGCCAGGCATTATCATTTCTCTTTGACGACGCCCTTTGAGGGTCTACCCGTTCGAATTCAGGAGATACTGCTCCATGGCTCGGGCGCTGAGGAGATTATCTTTCATTACCAGAAGGGCCGAAGGAAGATGACCTCGGAAAAGCCCTTTGAGGGGATTATTCCCCAGCTGAATCGTCGTTTCCATGAGACCCAGTCTCCCATGATCCGGGAAGAGCTCGGTAAGTATATGAACGAACAGGTCTGCCCGACCTGTGGGGGCGCACGCCTGAAGCCTACGGCCTTGGCCGTTAAGGTGGGGCCCTGGTCGATATACGATCTTGTCGGCTTTTCCATTGAGCAGCTACGCCGGGAGTTGGCCCAAGTCTCATTCACCGAACGGGAAGAGAAGATCGGTGGTCCTATTTTGAAGGAAATTGCCGATAGACTCTCCTTCTTGGCCGATGTTGGTCTGGGCTATCTCTCCCTGTCCCGGCGTGCTGGAACCCTCTCCGGTGGAGAGGCGCAGCGTATTCGTCTGGCATCGCAGATAGGTTCCCGTCTTGCCGGGGTGCTCTATATTCTTGATGAACCAAGTATCGGTCTGCACCAGAGGGATAATGAGAAGCTTATCAAGACCCTGGTGGAGCTACGTGATCTGGGTAATAGCGTCTTGGTGGTGGAGCATGATACCGAGACTATTTTGGCTGCCGACCATGTGTTGGATATGGGGCTCGGTGCCGGAGTGCATGGTGGTGAGGTTGTCTATAATGGTTCCGTTCAAGGCCTGCTGGAGGATGAAAAATCCATTACCGGGGCCTATCTCTCCGGGCGTAAAGAGATTGCCGTACCGGCTAAACGCCGACCTGTCTCTAAGGCCAAGAAGAGGAATCTCAGGGTGAAAAATGGCATTGAGAATAATCTGAAGAAGGTGAATGTCTCCTTTCCTCTTGGGGTGATGACCTGTGTTACCGGTGTTTCAGGATCCGGCAAGAGTTCACTGGTGATGGAGACTCTTTATCGCTATGCCCATGCGGGTCTGGTGAAGAGGATGGCGAGCTTTCAGCAGGGAGGGACAGAGGTGAGCGGCCTGGATCTGATAGATAAAATTGTTGATATTGATCAGAGCCCCATCGGCCGAACGCCACGATCTAATCCTGCAACCTATACCGGTGTCTTTACCCCTATTCGGGAGCTTTTTGCCTCTTTGCCAGAGGCCCGGGCCCGTGGCTATAAGCCTGGGCGTTTTAGTTTTAATATCAAGGGTGGTCGTTGCGAGGCCTGTGATGGTGAGGGGGTAAATCGAATCTCCATGCACTTCCTGCCCGATGTCTATGTAGTCTGTGAAACATGTAAGGGCCGTCGTTATAATAGTGAAACCCTTGAGATAGAGTACCGTGGCAAAAATATCCATGAGGTGCTTGCCATGAAGGTGGAGGAGGCTCTGGAGTTCTTTCAAAATGTGCCCCTTATTAAAAGACGTTTACAGACCCTCTTTGATGTGGGCCTCTCCTATATTTCCCTGGGGCAATCTTCTGTGACTCTCTCCGGTGGAGAGGCCCAGCGAGTGAAACTCTCCCGTGAACTGTCGGGACGATCCACGGGCAAAGCCCTTTATATTCTCGATGAGCCGACCACAGGTCTTCATCCGGCAGATATTCAGCATCTGCTCCATGTTTTGAATAGATTGGTAGAGGCAGGAAATACGGTGGTTGTGATAGAGCATAACCTGGATGTGGTGAAAACCGCAGATTGGCTTATTGATGTCGGTCCGGAGGGTGGTGATGGTGGCGGAGAGATTATTGCTCAGGGAAGGCCGGAGGATGTGTGCACGGTTGCTGCCTCCCACACTGGCAGATTTCTCCGTCATGTCCTCTGA